The following coding sequences lie in one Lolium perenne isolate Kyuss_39 chromosome 2, Kyuss_2.0, whole genome shotgun sequence genomic window:
- the LOC127335938 gene encoding putative F-box protein At4g17565, with product MPLAISPSPSVLPRDHFDSESSNMGGTPPGVDSSPGDELSATAMAPSGWSDLPMDLLLSILQRLELPQALAFAAVCTSWCSAAIAAGIPCSRRPWLVSWGNFLEQRELQLKSKMKWVPAAATCKFRHLLDADKVYNVNFPKGCFVACCGASHGWLFLVNDLSNLVLYNPFNSCMIPLPPITDFSCVTAVYDSAGNLEHYLFMGDTVYQANYLGAWFYQKAVLSCSPSNGGDYVAMIIHRDSDWLSFVRAGESKWQTASMLDLSKLDRYTDCAYHNGRFYSVTLQGKVDKWDLNAPDGPTKEAIIEHRHYAPVITRQLVSTPWGDLLQVRVIYTNAKSRYPDNVKFQIRKVDLEGSRNVSIKDFGDHAIFIGLNHSACLPTERLPGVQPRFIYFSAPWMLPTIDLFGRIRDWGGVRAYNPKTRTFKRVFPFGGMCNSLSTVYPSEVWITPNM from the exons ATGCCACTGGCGATTTCTCCATCTCCCTCCGTCCTTCCGCGTGACCATTTTGATTCGGAGAGCAGCAATATGGGAGGCACTCCTCCTGGCGTCGATTCCTCCCCCGGTGATGAGTTATCCGCGACAGCTATGG CACCATCCGGTTGGTCGGACCTCCCAATGGATCTTCTTCTCAGCATCCTGCAACGCCTTGAGCTCCCACAAGCCCTCGCATTTGCAGCCGTCTGCACATCATGGTGCTCGGCTGCCATAGCAGCCGGCATCCCATGTTCTCGCAGGCCATGGCTCGTGTCTTGGGGCAACTTCCTGGAGCAAAGGGAATTACAGCTGAAATCCAAGATGAAATGGGTCCCAGCAGCAGCAACCTGCAAGTTCCGCCATCTCCTTGACGCGGACAAGGTTTATAATGTTAATTTTCCCAAGGGTTGCTTCGTTGCATGTTGTGGAGCCTCCCATGGATGGCTGTTTCTGGTGAACGACCTCTCCAATCTTGTTCTGTACAACCCTTTCAACTCGTGCATGATCCCTCTCCCGCCAATCACCGATTTCTCGTGTGTGACGGCAGTTTACGACAGCGCAGGGAATTTGGAACATTACCTTTTTATGGGTGACACAGTCTATCAGGCAAATTATCTAGGAGCGTGGTTTTATCAGAAGGCTGTGTTGTCCTGCAGCCCGTCTAATGGTGGTGACTATGTTGCGATGATCATCCACCGAGATAGTGATTGGCTTTCTTTCGTTAGGGCAGGCGAAAGCAAGTGGCAAACTGCTTCCATGTTAGATCTGAGCAAGCTAGATCGGTACACTGACTGTGCATACCACAATGGGAGGTTCTACAGCGTGACATTGCAAGGAAAAGTGGATAAGTGGGATCTCAATGCACCGGATGGACCAACAAAGGAGGCGATTATTGAGCATAGGCACTATGCGCCTGTTATTACTAGACAGCTGGTATCTACACCGTGGGGTGATCTCTTGCAAGTCCGTGTGATTTATACAAACGCGAAGAGTAGGTACCCAGATAATGTCAAGTTCCAGATTCGCAAGGTTGATCTTGAAGGATCGAGAAATGTGTCGATCAAGGACTTCGGAGATCATGCTATTTTCATTGGACTGAACCACTCGGCATGTTTGCCCACGGAGAGGCTCCCTGGTGTGCAGCCTCGTTTCATCTATTTCTCTGCTCCTTGGATGCTACCGACAATTGATTTGTTCGGCCGAATTCGTGACTGGGGAGGTGTAAGGGCCTACAACCCCAAAACAAGGACGTTCAAGCGGGTTTTCCCCTTCGGAGGTATGTGTAATTCTTTGAGCACCGTTTACCCTTCGGAGGTATGGATCACTCCGAACATGTGA